The sequence CAATAATCAGCATGTCTTGTAATGTTGCCCCAAACTTTACATTTCTATGTGATGCACAAGCGGCTTGGGGAATCATAATGGAGACATTGGCTGCAGCTGGGGCTATCTTCACCATCATGCTTATGTTAGCACTTGTCGTTATGGTACCTCGCATCTGTGACAGTGCCAAGAGGGCTCTAGTTCCCATCCAGCTTATCTTTCTCCTCGGTACACTGGGGATTTTCGGCCTGACATTTGCCTTCATCATTCAACTGAATTCACAGACCTGTCCTACACGCTTTTTCCTGTTTGGAGTCCTGTTTGCAATTTGCTTCTCCTGCCTTTTAGTTCATGCAAGCAAATTGGTGAGACTGGTTCGAGGTGGCCTTGGAATGTCATGGTGGGTCATGCTTGCCACCGTCATTGTTCTGTCACTTGTTCAGATAATTATTGCTATTCTGTATGTAGCAATCTATCTGACAAGAAATGCAAGTAACTGTGAAGGAAATAGTAAGCACAATACTGATTTTGTGCTCATATTGATATACGTCTTTGTGCTCATGGCAATTACTTTTACAGTGTCGATTTTCAGTTTGTGTGGTCCTTTCAGCTACTGGAAGAGGCATggtctccatatatatataacaatatttatttctatgggCATTTGGGTAGCCTGGATTGTTATGCTGCTAAACGGCAATATAACTTTAGGTAACCCACAAACATGGGATGACCCAGTGAGAGCCATAGCATTGGTAGCAAACGGTTGGGTCTTCCTGATTCTATACATTGTGCCAGAGCTTTGCCTTTTAACCAGATGCCAACCTAACCATTCCAAAGATGTGAGCCAAGACCAACCACGCCTTCTTCGACAAACTGTTGGAGTGGACAACCAAGTATTTGCTCAAGAAGACTCTAACCTTGGTAAGTTTCTATACgtgcatatatattatagacctcaaattatgtttttacatgaattttatttttttcttttccttaaaAACAAGGGAAGTTTTATTCAGTTACTTGTCTAAACCTTAACTGGTGTTAAAGGTtgttcaaaatgcattgtttcatgtaaaatgatttaatatgGTTTGAATTAGCAAGGCATTTTTACACGTTTATTTCAGGAACATAATTTAGAATCTACAGGACGCTAAACAAATTTAGaagaaaactgtaaaaaaaaaaaaaaaacaccctgtaCAGTAAAGTTCAAACAAAGGTATGTCAGGGTAACTCTTTCACTGACAACATATGGACTGCAGCATACAAAAAGTCACAAAATTAGacatactccaaaatcttgtggtacgccttcccagaagaatgggATAGGGGAGCTGCTTTTAAATGCTCTAAGTTTTAGAATAGGAGGTCCAACAAGATCATTTGGGTGTGAGGTGGTCAGGTGGCCGTTGAAGCCAAAGGGTTATATACAGTAGGTTGCCCTAGGCATacagtatactgtatacagtatatagtgagaagAGAAGAGACAGAAACCTGGGAAAAACAGCTGTTAGCATTTAACACAGCAAAAGACCATTAACAAACATAGGACATAAACCACGAGTGAGCCAGAGTGTGAATGTCAAGAGACTGCAAGCGGAAGATTTGGTCAATGgtatcaaatgtttttttgctgtatgGAGATTTTTGTAGCATAGGGCAAGTCTATTTACATTGTCAATATTAATGAGTTTCTGTTCAAATGAGCTTAAAGCGACAATTAAGCCAGGTGTCTCAGTGAGAAGTGTTAATCTACTCCAAGGCTGACCACTCTTCACTACTGTTGTGACCCTGCAAGATTTACATTGGAATGCTTACCTTCCAATGCAGAACCAGAGGCATATCTATACTTGGTTTCCCTGGCCCTTGTTTTGTGAAAGAGATCACTTAATACTTTAGTAAAGACATTTTAAGTTGAGAAGGTGGTGAGAAAACCAAATAGCACTGGGTCCTAGAGAGGATGCAATCTAAGTTGGTACGAAGGTGAGAGTAAACTAGGTGCTCAAGAAGCTTAAAGGTAAATAGTAATGGTGATACAGGTCAGTTACTGAAGAGAGATATgttataaattacattaaataatttaatagcaAAATTAATTATACGCTTAATTGTGTTTTACTTGATTGGTGAGTTAATTAGAACTGCATTTACCATGAGACTGAAAAGCTTCAAATGTGGGAACAAATAACTATTTTCATGATTCAACCATAATAGCcaatcaattaattaaatagATTGTatcaaaaaaatcaccaaatcACTATTTGTATCTATCAAAAACAGTTAAACTGGTTAACCAGTGTCACCAAAAATCACCTAGGATCCTGCTCAACCTATACTAAccacaatgaaaaaaaaggagaaaatgaaaATCAAGGGGAATCTCACTCAAAAACTAAAACTAATATTCTAATACGCAAATTTCAATGTGGTAGCGCCACTTCAAAACAACAGTTCATCAGTGCAGAGTTAATTAATTCCTTTGTTAATTCATAAAGCACATTTGCTTTAGGTTGTGTCAGTGTTGCATGAAGACTGCATAAGTCTCAAACTGTGTCAGACTGAGCCACACGCGTAACAGAAATCTCAGAGAAGTGTAAAATACTGCATTACCAGTCCCATTTGCCCACCaacaaaaatttttaaaaagctGCAGTGTCACTGTGAGTCTCATCAGGGAGCATCCAAAATTCATTGATGCAGGGAATGATCTCACCTAAGAAGCCAGTTCACTTGGTATGTGGAAGACATTAGAGATCCTATTGCGTGTTGTTCTATCTGAgttattatcatacctgggaacactctGCGTTTTGCCTGGAGACTCTGAGTAAAGGGCCACTTCTCCAAGTTACTATGGGGAAATGCAGGATCAAAAGAGCACGTTGTAGCACACCCCACTAcatgcccatttccccttcagCAATGGCATGTGTCCCACAACATCAGTGGGACTTCCCATTTCCCAGGAATGGTCATGATGCAATAACTGTATAAATGAATAACAATTATGCTTCCCAACAGTAGGGAGATAGGTGGCAATGCTGTCATTCGTAGGCCCCCTAATCGTGCTATGTGATTCCGCTACGTTCCTGCTTTCCAAGATTTTAATAGTAGATGAGGGAAATGTTTTCTCTCTCTGTAAAATTGTATGTTTACTACTCTAACAGTTTTGCCACTCATAGTGAATTAGAGTTGTATGTGGAATGGTGCTAAAAACGATGCAGGTGTAAATTATCTGACCTAGTGTTCTTAGTGTTAGCTGACTTATGAGAAGAATGTTTATTTGAGTAATACACATAGATGACTTATGTTTTGTTAGTAATGAAAAAACTAGATATTGGTGTGACTCAGACAGACACACCTAACCATTCAGGCTTATCCAGTTTAACCTTGTATTTTTAAACAGGCAGGGACCTGCAATATTGTAATTTTAGTGTCATACCTGATGGGCAAGATCTACTATTTAAGAATATGTATCTGTTTAAATCACATTTCCGATTGTGGGTATACAATTAGGCAACTTCCAACTtagtctggaaaaaaaacttgtaaatttaaccctttaaaacaagaccaaggctgttttacatgtttttacacTTAAGGACCAAATCATGTACACTGGAGTACACAAGTAACACTAACCTAAAAAACTAACCTAAAAACACTAAcctaaaaaactaaataaaaaaacttttaagggtaaaaaaatgaacacaaggtTAAAAATGAACCCTTAAGGGTGAACAAAATCAGTAGTCTAAACATTACTGATAAGATCAATGTGATcattaaaaaactatatatatatttttttgtgttgtgtgtacctttttatttacactgtgGCTTTCTCCAGTCCCTTTCCAGCTCATGACAGAgagtgtcagagatcagagacaTTGCTCCTTAGTGCTGCCTTTGTCTGTGGAGGATTTTCTGTGCATGTCATTGGTTAAAAAATGATTGCATGCGCAGAGCTTCCTCATAGTAAGGACTTGCTTTTCTGtgagtgacttgctttctgtaagtggccGGTTTGAGCGCTGCAGCAAGGTAAGCTAGATTTCATTTCAATAAATACTCACGTCCCTCCATAAAgtatgagcaagcttggagatctCACTCcatgtatgcatgcttggaacagcagttcctgggtccatatcgctgtggCAAGTGTAAGCAATTGGTCTCTCAGGAAGCTGAGATTGGAGCTCTGAAGAGGCATATTGAAACACTGAGAAAGACTGCCAATCTTGAGAGGAGTCTCTTACTCACTAAGCAGAGTTTAGATGGGGTCCCTAGCAAcgagggaggagatcagtccGAAGGGAGccaggcacatagctgggtgacagACGTGGATACAGTGggggagggaagaggaagagggaaGCCAGTGTACAGGGCATCCAGAAGGaagggaagcccaggcaggtcaTGGTTGTAGGGGATTCTATAATTAAGGGGACAGACAGAGTAATCTGTggctctgatcgcagcaacggaatggtttgctgtctcccagGTGCCCAGGTTCGGTATGTTGCAGACAGTGGATAGATTAGTGGgtgtgaggatccagctgtcttggtgcacatcggcaccaatgacatagtaagaaGAAGATGGAGAGTCCTAAATGGTAATTTTAGGgagtaagataaaaaaaaggacctccaaggtagtattttatGAGATATTATTTGTGCCAAGAGCTACACCAGAAAGCGGGAAATTAGGctgctaaatgcatggctgaagtctttgTGTAAGAAagagggctttgggtttttagagcactgggctgattttgcctTGGGGTACGATCTCATAATCGCTATGGCTTGCACctgaatgcaagagggtccaatgtgcttggggagaaaATTActagacggttggaggagattttaaactaggaatggggaagggggaataccgtatttgctcgataataagacaaccctgattataagacgaccccccaaaatcaaaatattaatttaggaaaaaaacaaaaagcctgaatataagactaccctataggaaaaaagttttactagtaaatattaattcatgtaaactattttccttatttaataaaagctatgattgaaaaaaatatatatttttttatttccttttatttgccaacctgcccccccagttatgcacatatgcccccagaaatgccttatacccccttatttgccactctgccccatgatgtgccttttaaccctctatatgccactttgcctccagaaatgtcttataccctcctatatgccactgtgccccatgatatgccttttaaccccctatatgcccctctgccccatgatatgctttatacccctatatactgctaacagcaatcacactcctatcaagccaaggcagccagtacatgctggaacctggggatgatagtagtgtgattacagcctccctaggccatgctaccaccaccaccccccttacacatccatgctatcacacacacactcattcacaaacatttaaatactcattcattccattaatcacacatacttgctcaaaaaccctcccccacccccttacctgaactgcagatctctcactggaagacttctgcaggggccaggctgtgcgagcaacttctctggccccgcccccagaggaaggaggtaGATTATGTGAGGAGTtatgtgctagcttcctgttctcctgctgctagtagcagagacgctgcttgcgaccaaagcccggtaagcagcatgaccccagcagacatttttttgatgtctgattagaagacgaccttgattataagacgaggggtatttttcagagcatttgccctggaaaaacctcatcttataatcaagcaaatacggtaaataccgggctagacagtatagaaaggaaAAGTGCTTTAGTTAGTAACCAAGTGGGTGGACCTGGGGCTTGGTTTGTACATATAATAGGAAGAACCATATATTCTGTCCCCCAAGACAAGGACAGAAAGCACTTGCAGCATGTGTAAATaacaagctaaaggtcatgtctatAAATGCTCACAGTtaagggaataagatccatgaacttgtaacagtagtggcaactgagaatgttgatatagtggctgttactgagacatggtataatgagaaaaaatgaCTGGGGCATCGCAATACCAGGGTAGTacttatatagaaaagacagaaaggtcaagaaagggggaggggtggccctatatgtgaaaaatgacataaaatctaacctaacacaagttggtgaggagaacatagagtaagtttgggttacattacaattaagtaaaagtacagtaactTGTGTATGTgcgatttatagacccccaggacaagtacaagaactagataatctactTATTGAGGACATGGCTAAAAAGTGAAGGGaaagttataatcatgggtgactttaatcttcctGATATGAACTGAAAAcccaaagtagctggttgtgcccGGAGTGCAGATCCTCTAAACTCCCTAATGGGACTTTTTCTAAAATGTGAATATGTCCTAAAGGAGTCTCAGACTGGTGCcatttaaatggagtccaggaaaaatgggattatttaaaaattgaATTATTGTAGATAACAAAAAACTGTAGTAGGCTGGTCAGttaaaagcaaacatttaaagaaaccaCTGTAgttctttagtaaatacaaaaaaatacaaagagtgaggaagatagacatatctataaaattaggcagaaagaagcaaagcaagttataagagctgctAAATCACACGCAGAAGAGAGATTACCCTGTTTGtaaaaaaagggagataaaacatttagatatataaatgagaaaaggaaagtaaaacaaggagtggtaagattaaaaacaaaagaaggaaggtatgtagaagaggataaaagTCTAGCTGACTGTCTCaacaaatatttctgttcagtttttacagatgaaaatgaaggaaagggACTTCAGTTAGGAAAAAAGTGTCATTTGATCCATGTGAGTTTATCAATGCGGAGGTTCTatttcagttgtctaaggtaaagacaaataagttgatggggcctgatgggatacatcCCAAGTTATGACAAGAGCTTGGTGGTATACTAGCAAAACCACTTATggatttatgtaaaaaattatATGTAACGGGAGTCATCCCATTggattggaaattagcaaatgttgtgcccattcacaaaaaaggcagtagttAGGAGTCAGGCAACTGCAGGCCAGTAAGTCTTTcctctgtagtggggaaattaatggaaactatgttaaccccttcagcaccgggacgtacctggtacttcctggttactggtcaccggtagaccgggacgtaccaggtacgtctcctccaaaaaacgccccccacatcaccacgatcgcggtgatcgtggaggcgctgctgctgctgtctgcccaggagtcctgggcagacagcacagcctctctaaacccgcccccaagcctacgatcactcccacggagtgattttgtaggcagaaacagcgattgcagaaaaatctgcaatcgcggtttcagctgccacaggcagcttcagggaaggggggggtgttgaatgggtccccacacaagtgtgggggcctgatccaacacccccctgctgcctgatcgctccatgagagcgtcagtgcagtgttaaccccttcaatgccgcgatcgcggcattgaatgccgcaatcgcggcattgaaggggttaattcccgttttgtagggggctctgctgctggtggtctgcctggcagaccagcaacagcaaaaacgagcccccagaagtcctctgatcagtcctgtaggactgatcagagagactcctcccctacaatctccagtctgttggagattgtgtcccagctgccagaggcagcttcagggacagggagacagggttctttagtctccacatgagtgtggagaccagctccccccaccctcacccttcctcagttaacccctacccccctcttcctcaattaaccccttcaatgctgcaattgtgtatgaccccctggcttgtggggactaaataccagtcaatgctgtgcttcaatggagcatcagcattgaaagagttaaaaaaaatgtaaaaaataataagaataaaaaaaaattaaaaaataaattaatttaaagaaattaataaaataataataataataaaaaaaaataacagcactgacctgaaagtccagggtgcttccaggtcaaatgctgggctgatcagatgctcctggccaataggagtgatcggatcattatggcagctcacggatgaccctgctctacaaagagagaggggtcatctagggtaattatgaaaaaacacaaattgaaaaatcataattattacctgatcacttgtcggtgacattttaagtcgctgattattgatcggtctccctgattgatgtcagcggcctaaacctgtcacttacaagtaatctgataaaaaaaaaatatttaaaaaaatgtaaatgaacatgttccagttttgccctcatagcttcctcaaaaaaggcatgaaccatgcatgtgaggccttgttggactcatgggatgttggtgaataaaatgtggtgctttcttccactgttgcacttatggtgtgcaagaaattcagtgcaacattgaaatgtatgcgttaaaaacgcaataaaataatttctctgtgaagtttggcagacatcagtgaagaaatggctaactgaaaactgtcaaaactaccctagttgaacaccttgacttgtctactgttcataaatatatacttttatggggtaatttacattggggggcttccaaaatgtcccaaatgggatatgggcccaggaaaccaatttctgaaaattccaaatgtgaaaaagaaaatgcgcatgttccagttttgccctcatagcttcctcaaaaattgcatgaaccatgcatgtgaggccttgttggaaccgggggatgttggtgaacacaatttggtgtttttttctgcagttgcacatattctatacaaaatataatataaaatctaaagcaacattgcaacatatgcaaaaaaaccaaaaaaatataaaaatacctcaaaatttggcagcaattggcgataaaatccctgtttgaaaagtgtcaaaatgaccctagttgtacaccttgacttatctactgttcataaacatataattttggggggataatcagtatctgtgacaactattgcagttattagactaccatgccaaatttgaaaaaaaatttgaaaaaaaaatacatttcaaaaacgtaatgcatgccttgcaatattttcccctatactggtcaaaatagataaaaatcctggccgtgttgggtggtttccaaatcaggacaacttaatgaatatatttgggataattttttcccattggttcaatgtgtgtacaatttgtatgtatacaaaactgtaaaaaaaatgcgttttttcttatttttccccccactttttccagtttatttcaaataaaacaatgtactacccagctcaaatgaaagccctacttgtgctgaaaaaaacaatatatgatttgtgtgggtgcaccacttgataagagaaaaattacagttgaagaaagacatggcaaaaacacaaaaacggctccggtcctttagcgacaccctagcttaaaaatcccggtcctgaaggggttaaaggacaggattattattattattattattatttattgttttatatagtgccatcaaattccgtataatgggcatggacaagagccttagtggcatgctgtgttaggaagggacggatgcgggcaatgtttttaagatggaggagacagtttttagagacgagggtgacaccaagacagcgtgcatgagtagacggggagatgatggcaccattaacaATGAGGGAACTTGATGGGGGGAATcctagcattggagggagggaagatgagaagttctgttttggagaggttaagtttcaagaaacgtgcagacatccaggtagagacgcAATGCAGTTAGTTACACAGTTAAGacggagggagagagatcaggggaggatagatagatagatctgggtgtcatcagcatacaggtggtattgaaagctaaaggatgagatcagtttgtcaagtgaggaagtgtaaagagagaacagaaggggtcctagaacagagccttggggtaccccaactgagagagggaggggaagtgttactggagacggagacgctgaaggtacgatcagagaggtaggaagtgaaccaggagagagcagtgtcatggAGGCCGATATCATGaagcatttgaaggagaagagggtggtccacagtgtcaaaagcagcagaaaggtccagtaggattagcattgAGGAGTGGCCCAgtgatttagcagtgagtaactCATTAGTAACTGTCACGGACCGGGTTAtcaggtctgataggagcccaggtgcaggggatacgaggggctctgtctgtaccccacaatgcatgatggcttggggttggtacagacaggcgcaggaaataaaTCACAGACTGAAGATGCTGACAATAGTTGTATTGCAGATGGTACAACAACATATAAACaaggaaagtctcttggctggaagccctctggatggggcacacacggcaggttgcccacttgcagggcattcgacttgggagtccactagtggggcgctggccacAACTCAGGATCaatacaggaaccaaaacaggagcagatcaggaaccaaaacaggcattcctctaacattaatgtcaaggcccagactgaagggctgggcaggtttataaaggctgtgatCTCCAGGTGCACCTTGTTTCCTGGTTATGGCAATCAGGTCTGagtgcagctggacctgataatcagtctgagtggttcagagtgacaagggtggccactagtgatTGGAAACGGAAATGAGCAACTCAAAGTttgaacaagtccagccagcgaagGGTGAAACGTTACAGTAATtttagtaagggcggtctcagtagagtgtcaagggcgaaaaccagattgaagaggatCAAGCAGGGAGTTGGAATCCAGAAACTTATTTAATTGGGTATAAACAATGCTTTCAAGAATCTTGGAGGTGAaagtagagagatgggatgGTAATTGGAGAGATCAGTTAGGTCAAGggaggactttttcaagataggagtaatggtagcatgcttgaaggaggatgggacagatccagtagtgaaGGAGCGGTTGAAGATATGAGCTGAGTGatcactagacttgggcgccagcaAAGTCTTCGTGTATGTTTTGGTGTTCATCTTCGGGGGGGGAATCTTCGTATTAACATTTGCTActtatttacaatggcatacctTCCAACAAACCAAATTTGacgggacaggactggaaaaaaaacaggactggaaaaaaacaggactgtctattggcaggtatgcggatggaaaaatgtgggacaagaactaaaaatagcttagggttaatgtacggttatgtttaagagtagtagtagtgcactggtttggttaaagatgtattttttctaaataataatgtaattttaaatttaatgggtgttattaaaaataagaggtaaatttcttatatttattttattatattataaaagttgttttattttatttatttttacctacATTTGCATACTTACCCACAAGGACATACTTGCTTTTCAAAGTTGATGGGATGCAAACAACGGGACTGTAGGGAAATTTGAAACTGTTGGAATGTATTTGTTAGAAGAAAGAGGACCAAAAAACTCCAAATATCATCTTAgggttatagggtgaagtgtgagttatagtgttaattgtaggctagtgagtgtagaagtaaAGATCAGGGAAAATAACAGGAAAGAGCCTTGTgagttgtgtatatgtgtgtgtaatgtttGGTTGGTTGCGAATCAGacggaaaaatgtaaaatgaaaggAATGAAAAGGCTTGATTTGCTGAGAAAAAGTAGAtgattgaaaaatggaaaaggtaaatgagtgggcaattggcgacccactaacctgtttcaccccagagcaaagcatccaaacactgtcagtcaggccacacactcttcttttcatccgaGTAGGTAagagcactactctcctttctgttGCTAgacaacatcatctcttcctcctcctgcacctctcctcggacagcattcccatgtgctgttgtgtgcaatctgcaaaagtgctcaagttatttaaaaattagTTAACTAAAGCCAGTAAATGGTGTTATTAACTCAAGTTTAACTATAATACACTAACTAGTAAAACTACTagcagtatttttattttaaatttacatgggCCTAAGatcctactactatgctaaagctatattttcttACTATTCTAAGTCTACCTCAAGGCAAAGACAGACGAtctcaagcccactaagctaaagtgagattatatcagtatattatttatttattaatattaattatttatattatattaatagagtataaattacaattacttattatattatggggttaAACAACTTTAAATCAGATACAGAAGCAGACAGATATAGTTGTCCTACTTCTGCTAAATCTACAAAAATgtgctaaattattttcttttgttatagtactacagctaccttgaagctttgcttagtacagttgttgtcgaacagtcaatctttcttgaaaataaattagaaaatacaatttaacagcaaaacagttagcttcactgcttgctgaacaaaaaacacacagcacttatgctgctgcactcactagcccaacaagtttacttcactgatggactgaggtgagcaaaacaaatgaaatgaacTTTACCCGACAGACTGTCTCAAGCAACAAAAGCTAATATATAGctattatttatgaatatattaaatttataa is a genomic window of Spea bombifrons isolate aSpeBom1 chromosome 6, aSpeBom1.2.pri, whole genome shotgun sequence containing:
- the GPRC5D gene encoding G-protein coupled receptor family C group 5 member D, with amino-acid sequence MSCNVAPNFTFLCDAQAAWGIIMETLAAAGAIFTIMLMLALVVMVPRICDSAKRALVPIQLIFLLGTLGIFGLTFAFIIQLNSQTCPTRFFLFGVLFAICFSCLLVHASKLVRLVRGGLGMSWWVMLATVIVLSLVQIIIAILYVAIYLTRNASNCEGNSKHNTDFVLILIYVFVLMAITFTVSIFSLCGPFSYWKRHGLHIYITIFISMGIWVAWIVMLLNGNITLGNPQTWDDPVRAIALVANGWVFLILYIVPELCLLTRCQPNHSKDVSQDQPRLLRQTVGVDNQVFAQEDSNLGSNSGRSSPYSPPRFDATLALRDMESPKEFTIPRPQQCQNSFMHYRSHDLSDM